The following proteins are encoded in a genomic region of Vulpes vulpes isolate BD-2025 chromosome X, VulVul3, whole genome shotgun sequence:
- the LOC112919141 gene encoding L-lactate dehydrogenase B chain, translating into MATLKEKLIAPVAEEEAAIPNNKITVVGVGQVGMACAISILGKSLADELALVDVLEDKLKGEMMDLQHGSLFLQTPKIVADKDYSVTANSKIVVVTAGVRQQEGESRLNLVQRNVNVFKFIIPQIVKYSPDCIIIVVSNPVDILTYVTWKLSGLPKHRVIGSGCNLDSARFRYLMAEKLGIHPSSCYGWILGEHGDSSVAVWSGVNVAGVSLQELNPEMGTDNDSENWKEVHKMVVKSAYEVIKLKGYTNWAIGLSVADLIESMLKHLSRIHPVSTMVKGMYGIENEVFLSLPCILNARGLTSVINQKLKDDEVAQLKKSADTLWDIQKDLKDL; encoded by the coding sequence ATGGCAACTCTTAAGGAAAAACTGATTGCACCAGTTGCAGAAGAAGAGGCTGCAATCCCAAACAATAAGATCACTGTAGTGGGTGTTGGACAAGTTGGTATGGCATGTGCCATCAGCATTCTGGGAAAGTCTCTGGCTGATGAACTTGCCCTTGTGGATGTTTTAGAAGATAAACTCAAAGGAGAAATGATGGATCTACAGCATGGGAGCTTATTTCTACAGACACCTAAAATTGTGGCAGATAAAGATTACTCTGTGACTGCCAATTCTAAGATTGTGGTGGTGACTGCAGGAGTCcgccagcaggagggagagagccgCCTCAATCTGGTGCAAAGGAATGTTAATGTCTTCAAATTCATTATTCCTCAGATAGTCAAGTACAGTCCTGATTGTATCATAATTGTGGTTTCCAACCCAGTGGATATTCTTACATATGTTACCTGGAAACTAAGTGGACTACCCAAGCACCGTGTGATTGGAAGTGGGTGTAATCTGGATTCTGCTAGATTTCGCTATCTTATGGCTGAAAAACTTGGCATTCATCCCAGCAGCTGCTATGGATGGATTTTGGGAGAACATGGCGACTCAAGTGTGGCTGTGTGGAGTGGAGTGAATGTGGCAGGTGTTTCTCTTCAGGAACTGAATCCAGAAATGGGAACAGACAACGACAGTGAAAATTGGAAGGAAGTGCATAAGATGGTGGTTAAAAGTGCCTATGAAGTCATCAAGCTAAAAGGATATACCAACTGGGCTATTGGATTAAGTGTGGCTGATCTCATTGAATCCATGTTGAAACATCTCTCCAGGATTCATCCAGTGTCAACAATGGTGAAGGGCATGTATGGTATTGAGAACGAAGTCTTCCTGAGTCTTCCGTGTATCCTGAACGCTCGGGGCTTAACCAGTGTGATCAATCAGAAGCTGAAGGATGATGAGGTTGCCCAGCTCAAGAAAAGTGCAGATACCTTGTGGGATATCCAGAAAGACCTAAAAGATCTGTGA